Proteins from a genomic interval of Candidatus Methylomirabilis sp.:
- a CDS encoding biotin/lipoyl-containing protein, with protein MEAGRPSRRVATTMTYSADLYGRRHRLAVKGTGSPVPVQIDGKTYEVDFSPVDGSLLSLLVMGRSYEADVVEEGEGILAVWVEGELYRIEYQDEGRRPRRSSSVTDQGMRGRQMIVAPMPGKVVALLVSSGQEVSAGQGVVVIEAMKMENELKASGAGVIKEIKVQEGAGVSGGDVLVVIE; from the coding sequence ATGGAAGCTGGCCGCCCGTCACGCCGGGTTGCGACAACGATGACCTATTCCGCTGATCTGTATGGTAGACGGCATAGGCTTGCGGTGAAAGGGACGGGATCGCCAGTGCCGGTTCAGATCGACGGAAAGACCTATGAGGTCGACTTTAGTCCTGTTGACGGCAGTCTCCTCTCGCTTCTCGTCATGGGCCGCTCCTACGAGGCCGATGTGGTCGAGGAGGGGGAGGGGATCCTGGCGGTCTGGGTAGAGGGCGAACTGTACCGAATTGAGTATCAGGATGAGGGGCGTCGTCCTCGAAGAAGTAGTAGCGTGACAGACCAAGGCATGAGAGGCCGCCAGATGATTGTGGCCCCGATGCCGGGAAAGGTTGTGGCGTTACTCGTCTCATCAGGGCAAGAGGTCAGTGCGGGCCAGGGAGTGGTCGTCATCGAGGCGATGAAGATGGAAAATGAGCTGAAAGCTTCCGGGGCTGGGGTCATCAAAGAGATCAAGGTGCAGGAAGGAGCCGGTGTCAGCGGAGGCGATGTCCTGGTTGTGATTGAGTAA